The following proteins come from a genomic window of Paenibacillus swuensis:
- a CDS encoding SMP-30/gluconolactonase/LRE family protein, whose amino-acid sequence MVEYQADLLYNGRNELGEGPLWDERTGQIYWIDIKRHEIWSYHLEEGTARNYDVGQSIGSFGIREDGTFVCALRQGFFTMDPADGRLELIAELDSPQPEHRFNDGKCDPTGRFWAGTMPLQDSKPTGTLYRLREDGAIEPRRDGLVCSNGLCWSEDGATMYFIDSPTRVVSAFRFDPSSGNLSDERVVVRLPEGEGVPDGMTIDREGMLWVAQWDGWKVSRWDPQTGERLAVVHVPAARVTSCIFGSPEFDELFITTAGISQEDSERAAEQPLAGGLFRAKVNAQGRPIDRIR is encoded by the coding sequence ATGGTGGAGTATCAAGCAGATTTGTTATACAACGGTAGGAATGAGCTTGGTGAAGGTCCGTTATGGGACGAGCGTACCGGGCAAATCTATTGGATTGATATCAAGCGGCATGAGATCTGGTCTTATCATCTTGAAGAAGGAACTGCGAGGAATTACGATGTGGGACAGAGCATCGGTTCGTTCGGGATTCGAGAGGACGGAACGTTTGTCTGCGCCCTTCGGCAAGGTTTCTTTACTATGGATCCGGCTGACGGCCGGCTTGAACTGATTGCGGAGCTTGATTCCCCTCAGCCCGAGCATCGGTTCAATGACGGCAAGTGCGACCCGACAGGCCGCTTCTGGGCGGGCACGATGCCGCTCCAGGATTCCAAGCCCACGGGCACGTTGTACCGATTGCGTGAAGACGGCGCCATTGAGCCTCGCCGAGACGGACTTGTCTGTTCGAACGGTCTGTGCTGGTCGGAAGACGGCGCAACGATGTATTTCATCGACTCCCCGACGCGAGTCGTGTCCGCCTTCCGCTTCGATCCGTCTAGCGGGAATCTGTCCGACGAACGGGTTGTGGTCCGCTTGCCGGAGGGCGAGGGCGTTCCCGACGGCATGACCATCGACCGGGAAGGAATGCTGTGGGTCGCTCAGTGGGACGGCTGGAAGGTATCCCGGTGGGACCCGCAGACCGGAGAACGTCTTGCTGTCGTGCATGTGCCCGCTGCCCGCGTCACTTCGTGTATCTTCGGCAGCCCCGAATTCGACGAACTGTTCATCACCACCGCGGGAATCAGCCAGGAAGATTCGGAACGCGCAGCAGAACAGCCGCTTGCGGGCGGGCTCTTCCGCGCCAAAGTGAACGCGCAGGGCCGGCCCATTGATCGAATCCGCTAA
- a CDS encoding YdeI/OmpD-associated family protein → MVKSIKSRKVDGFMNKAKQWKAEFEELREIALACELTEDIKWMHPCYTLDNKNIVLIHGFKDYCALLFHKGALLKDPHGLLIQQTENVQAARQLRFTNVQEIIEKEPIITAYILEAIEIEKSGVEVEYKESKDFKIPEELQTKFEEMPALKEAFEALTPGRQRAYILNISDAKQSKTRAARVEKYTQQILDGKGLND, encoded by the coding sequence ATGGTAAAAAGTATCAAGAGTCGTAAAGTGGATGGATTCATGAATAAGGCAAAGCAGTGGAAGGCGGAATTTGAGGAGTTAAGAGAGATTGCTCTGGCATGTGAACTGACCGAAGACATCAAATGGATGCATCCTTGTTATACGTTAGACAATAAGAACATCGTTTTGATTCATGGTTTTAAGGACTATTGCGCTCTTCTGTTTCACAAAGGTGCTCTGTTGAAGGATCCTCACGGGCTGCTGATCCAACAAACGGAGAATGTACAAGCGGCGCGCCAGCTGCGGTTCACGAATGTTCAAGAGATTATTGAGAAGGAACCGATCATAACAGCTTATATTCTTGAGGCTATTGAGATTGAAAAGTCAGGCGTGGAAGTGGAGTACAAAGAAAGCAAGGACTTCAAGATTCCTGAGGAACTTCAGACGAAATTTGAGGAGATGCCTGCGTTGAAGGAAGCTTTTGAAGCGTTGACGCCGGGGAGGCAGAGAGCTTATATCCTTAATATTTCAGATGCTAAACAATCCAAAACGCGTGCGGCGAGGGTTGAGAAATATACGCAGCAGATTCTGGACGGTAAGGGATTGAACGATTAG
- a CDS encoding VOC family protein — MSISLNPYLNFEGNTKEAVYFYEKALGAKIVVLQTFGEQPENPDYPLTDEMKQLVMHAHLKVGDGDLMFSDTFPGMPHQAGGDSVQIALHPTDENRAIDIFAALGDGGQVVMPLQKTDWSPLYGIVKDKFGITFQINVPGELNQ, encoded by the coding sequence ATGTCAATCAGCTTGAATCCGTATCTGAACTTTGAAGGAAACACGAAAGAAGCGGTTTACTTCTATGAGAAAGCGCTGGGCGCCAAAATTGTAGTGCTTCAGACGTTCGGTGAGCAACCCGAGAACCCGGACTATCCCTTAACAGATGAGATGAAACAACTTGTAATGCACGCACACTTGAAGGTAGGAGACGGGGACCTCATGTTCTCCGATACGTTCCCGGGCATGCCCCATCAGGCGGGCGGCGACTCCGTTCAGATTGCGCTTCACCCTACGGACGAGAACAGAGCAATAGACATCTTCGCGGCACTAGGCGACGGCGGACAGGTGGTCATGCCGTTGCAGAAGACGGACTGGAGTCCGCTGTACGGCATCGTGAAGGACAAGTTCGGCATTACGTTCCAAATCAATGTGCCTGGCGAGTTGAACCAATAA
- a CDS encoding LacI family DNA-binding transcriptional regulator, which yields MKKRITLHDLAHELGLSIQTVSKALGGKPGMSEQTRSEVFKLARELGYLTKDQRQTLQLERVSPYPLIQRRFLLVQNKQSLNFNRLLLQGLHERFMEFGHTVQPLVIPPQLKVSQFGRWAEEQGVLLAEGLFIAPRMSDDEMERQLLNLPLPRILLNFPPPEAKVDSVIWDAYEAIHQAVRTLLRLGHTRIMYVGDIYNQRGFVLRWQAFHEAMRDAGMSVRSEEHGIHRDDDQEWLSRFETVFRTYRPTAVVCGLDDEAELVYHALLRMGVSVPQQCSFMALLNEQRDTLPLCSRPQLLIRETGYRAADRMLWRIANPHLPYEHVRLQGSFIAGSTVQKQV from the coding sequence ATGAAAAAACGGATCACACTGCATGATTTGGCGCATGAGCTTGGATTATCCATTCAGACCGTTTCCAAAGCACTGGGCGGGAAGCCGGGCATGTCGGAGCAAACCCGCAGCGAGGTGTTTAAGCTGGCTCGGGAGCTGGGTTACTTAACCAAGGACCAGCGGCAGACGCTGCAACTGGAGCGGGTGTCTCCTTATCCGCTCATTCAGCGCCGCTTCCTGCTTGTTCAGAACAAGCAATCCCTCAACTTCAACCGACTGTTGCTGCAAGGGCTGCATGAACGTTTCATGGAATTCGGCCACACGGTGCAGCCCTTGGTTATTCCGCCGCAATTGAAAGTGTCCCAATTCGGCCGCTGGGCTGAAGAACAGGGGGTACTTCTTGCAGAAGGCTTATTCATAGCGCCCCGGATGAGCGATGATGAGATGGAGCGGCAATTGCTGAACCTGCCTCTTCCTCGAATTTTGCTCAATTTCCCGCCGCCCGAAGCGAAGGTCGACAGTGTCATCTGGGATGCCTACGAAGCAATCCATCAAGCGGTAAGAACGCTGCTCAGGCTGGGACATACTCGAATTATGTATGTCGGGGATATATATAATCAGCGTGGATTTGTCCTGCGGTGGCAAGCTTTTCATGAAGCGATGCGGGATGCCGGAATGTCTGTCCGGTCTGAAGAACACGGCATTCACCGGGATGACGATCAGGAATGGCTGTCCCGATTCGAGACGGTGTTTCGTACGTACCGTCCGACGGCTGTTGTGTGCGGGTTAGACGATGAGGCGGAATTGGTCTATCATGCACTGCTTCGCATGGGTGTATCCGTGCCACAGCAGTGTTCGTTCATGGCGTTGTTGAACGAGCAGAGGGATACCCTGCCGCTATGCTCGCGACCGCAGCTGCTGATTCGGGAGACCGGATATCGCGCCGCGGACCGTATGCTTTGGCGAATCGCGAACCCGCATCTGCCGTATGAACATGTGAGGCTCCAAGGATCTTTTATCGCGGGCAGTACAGTACAGAAGCAAGTGTAA
- a CDS encoding FAD-dependent oxidoreductase: MTSTSIIEADIVVVGGGPAGVNAAISAGRSGARTVLIEKYGFIGGMSTAALVYPWMTFHTVNGKQVIKGLAQEIIDRLAAMNASPGHVRDTVGFVNTITPYHPEVYKVLAVDMLKEAGVKLLFHSFVDSVTTSDNRIESVQLTSKSGRIDVKGKVFIDTTGDADLAYLSGAPVLQGREGDKLTQPMTMKFRLRGVNLDAVKQYMMDHPDEFYHKTPFSELKELPLSGVMGYFKHWKEADLPINRDQVLFFIGPEADEVLVNTTRVQGLDGTNVEDLTEAEEQGRKQVLQVAAFMKTLPGFEKSSISAVGAQIGIRETRRIQGQYTLQAEDVVQGRSFEDVIARSGYPMDVHDPKEKDVKVAWVEGDGAYDIPYRCLLPQNIENLLAAGRCISTSHEALGTTRLTPSCMATGQAAGAAAGLSVKHGVNPALVNIQELQEVLTAGGALLN; encoded by the coding sequence ATGACATCTACAAGCATCATTGAAGCGGATATTGTTGTAGTCGGGGGAGGTCCTGCCGGAGTGAATGCCGCCATCAGCGCGGGCCGCAGCGGGGCACGAACCGTACTTATAGAGAAATACGGATTCATCGGGGGCATGTCGACCGCAGCGCTCGTCTACCCTTGGATGACGTTCCATACCGTTAACGGAAAGCAAGTCATTAAAGGGCTGGCGCAAGAGATCATTGACCGCCTTGCGGCGATGAACGCATCCCCGGGCCATGTGCGAGATACGGTCGGATTCGTGAACACCATTACGCCTTATCACCCGGAAGTGTACAAAGTATTGGCTGTCGATATGCTGAAAGAAGCAGGCGTCAAGCTGTTATTCCACAGCTTTGTTGATTCGGTAACGACATCGGACAACCGGATTGAGTCGGTGCAGCTGACCTCCAAATCCGGACGCATCGATGTGAAAGGTAAAGTGTTCATTGATACCACCGGGGACGCCGACTTGGCTTATTTATCAGGCGCACCGGTGTTGCAAGGCCGCGAAGGCGATAAGCTGACGCAGCCGATGACGATGAAATTCCGCTTGCGCGGCGTGAACCTGGATGCTGTAAAGCAATATATGATGGATCATCCGGATGAATTTTATCACAAAACCCCTTTCTCCGAATTGAAGGAACTGCCGTTGTCCGGTGTCATGGGATATTTTAAACATTGGAAAGAAGCCGATCTCCCGATCAACCGCGATCAAGTGCTGTTCTTCATCGGACCCGAGGCGGATGAGGTGCTGGTGAATACAACGCGTGTTCAGGGACTTGACGGAACGAACGTGGAGGATTTGACCGAGGCGGAAGAGCAAGGACGGAAGCAAGTGCTTCAGGTTGCCGCGTTTATGAAGACGCTGCCCGGTTTTGAGAAATCATCGATATCCGCAGTAGGCGCACAGATCGGGATTCGGGAGACGCGCAGAATTCAGGGGCAATACACGTTACAAGCGGAGGATGTTGTTCAAGGACGATCATTTGAAGATGTGATTGCGCGCAGCGGGTATCCGATGGATGTTCATGATCCGAAGGAGAAAGATGTGAAAGTGGCCTGGGTTGAAGGGGACGGCGCATATGATATCCCTTACCGCTGCTTGCTGCCGCAGAATATCGAGAATTTGCTCGCTGCCGGACGGTGCATTTCAACCTCGCATGAAGCGCTGGGCACCACGCGTCTGACGCCGAGTTGCATGGCAACAGGCCAGGCCGCAGGCGCAGCCGCTGGATTATCAGTCAAGCACGGCGTGAACCCTGCCCTAGTGAACATTCAAGAGCTGCAAGAGGTGCTGACGGCCGGCGGCGCGTTACTGAACTAG
- a CDS encoding LamG-like jellyroll fold domain-containing protein → MLVYKRLSRFTVWMMVMVMGIGMMATTFSMGAPDAAAERQSVTFQPTRYAVMNKAIEKIPTTVEAWVKLKPAVNTRQIIIGNYKDGTQNSWSLELTSDNRLRYWEEYVDAQGVKRNMPNLYVTGVDVATNEWMLLSVVRDVTNKAILFYKNGVKVFERTGYTTIAPEQTPSTLPMLVGTDYRKSMWLNGQIAEIRTWDDLRTPAEIAQYAAADITGSESGLSHAWRLSDAAGIYPTTTFMDMARTNPVNLTAEGFLTYPYPPSGASFANSSVQYAAKNRLSSTPRTFEARVKLPKDLQGNRGGVIAGNFMDMGYYNYDMAFVNFEVTANGEPRLYWKKSGVVQDMVFTGVDLRQDRWMHVALAFDDAANEIRCYLDGELMSVRMNADFQPEIPAQALKIGGDYRANNTQYFKGGIADVRVWSTVRSKDEIAAHLQTEPVNPAGLLGSWKFDAPVNGIYADKSSHSNDITAFADWIEPNIAKGDHSLVFLPDTQFLASTYPNAFYNLTNWIKANKQEYNIQAVMSLGDIVDTHTSTTQWQVAQNAMNTLDGVVPYMMMPGNHDMRMSLTRETINYNKYFPYDKFSQLSYFGGAYKMGYMDNVYYYVTAGSKKYMIFSIAFAPTADILRWMNEKIAANPDKNVIITTHSYLYWNGEQSNANTPATSSKYISDAKNADEIWNDVASRHKNVVLVVSGHIGYPDIAKRVDTGVHGNRVHQMLADAQGMDLNGGLGMLMMLTFHKDSNKVDVNWYSTEKNKLFRERNQFSLDLNVVQP, encoded by the coding sequence ACGGTATGGATGATGGTAATGGTGATGGGGATTGGAATGATGGCCACAACGTTCAGTATGGGGGCACCGGATGCGGCTGCCGAGCGTCAAAGTGTCACCTTCCAGCCTACGCGCTATGCTGTCATGAATAAGGCCATAGAGAAGATTCCAACGACAGTGGAAGCATGGGTAAAGCTCAAGCCGGCTGTAAACACACGGCAGATCATTATCGGTAACTATAAGGACGGCACTCAGAACAGCTGGTCGCTTGAACTGACCTCCGATAACCGGTTACGTTACTGGGAAGAGTATGTTGACGCCCAAGGTGTGAAGCGTAATATGCCGAATCTGTACGTCACCGGTGTGGATGTCGCCACCAACGAATGGATGCTGCTGTCGGTTGTGCGCGATGTTACGAATAAGGCCATCCTCTTCTACAAGAACGGTGTCAAGGTGTTTGAACGCACGGGATATACAACCATTGCTCCTGAACAGACGCCTTCCACGCTTCCGATGCTCGTGGGAACCGATTATCGGAAGTCCATGTGGCTGAACGGACAAATCGCCGAAATTCGTACATGGGACGATCTGCGTACGCCAGCGGAGATTGCCCAGTATGCTGCGGCGGACATTACAGGAAGTGAATCGGGGTTGTCCCATGCGTGGCGGTTATCGGATGCCGCGGGCATATACCCGACAACGACGTTCATGGACATGGCAAGAACGAATCCTGTGAACTTGACAGCGGAGGGCTTCCTTACGTATCCGTATCCGCCGTCCGGTGCGAGCTTCGCAAACAGCTCGGTGCAATATGCCGCGAAGAACAGGTTATCGTCGACGCCAAGAACGTTCGAAGCCCGCGTGAAACTACCGAAGGATCTGCAAGGGAATCGCGGCGGCGTTATTGCGGGCAACTTCATGGACATGGGTTATTACAACTATGATATGGCCTTTGTGAATTTCGAGGTAACAGCGAATGGGGAACCAAGGTTGTACTGGAAGAAGTCGGGTGTCGTTCAGGATATGGTCTTCACCGGCGTGGATCTGCGGCAAGATCGATGGATGCATGTAGCTCTCGCGTTTGATGATGCGGCCAATGAAATTCGTTGTTATCTGGACGGGGAGCTGATGTCTGTTCGGATGAATGCGGATTTTCAGCCGGAAATTCCTGCCCAAGCGTTGAAGATCGGCGGCGATTATCGTGCGAACAATACGCAATACTTCAAGGGCGGCATTGCGGATGTGCGTGTCTGGTCCACCGTCCGGAGCAAGGATGAAATTGCGGCACACCTGCAGACGGAACCTGTAAACCCGGCTGGACTCCTTGGCAGCTGGAAATTCGATGCGCCAGTGAACGGCATTTATGCGGACAAGTCGTCCCATAGCAATGACATAACTGCCTTCGCGGATTGGATTGAACCGAACATAGCCAAGGGGGATCACAGTCTGGTTTTCCTGCCGGATACCCAATTCCTTGCATCGACATATCCAAACGCGTTCTACAACCTGACGAATTGGATTAAAGCGAACAAGCAGGAATATAACATTCAGGCAGTTATGAGTCTGGGGGACATTGTAGATACACACACCAGTACAACGCAGTGGCAGGTTGCCCAGAACGCCATGAACACTCTGGACGGCGTTGTCCCCTACATGATGATGCCGGGCAATCATGATATGCGCATGTCCTTAACCAGAGAAACCATTAACTATAATAAGTATTTCCCGTATGACAAGTTTTCGCAGCTTTCCTATTTCGGCGGCGCCTATAAAATGGGATATATGGACAACGTTTACTACTACGTTACTGCAGGCTCGAAGAAGTATATGATATTCAGTATCGCGTTCGCACCGACGGCCGACATCTTGCGATGGATGAATGAGAAGATTGCCGCGAATCCGGACAAGAATGTCATTATCACTACACATTCGTACTTGTACTGGAACGGTGAGCAGTCGAATGCGAACACGCCCGCGACCTCATCCAAATATATCAGCGATGCGAAAAATGCCGATGAAATCTGGAATGACGTGGCCAGTCGTCATAAGAATGTCGTTCTTGTCGTATCCGGCCATATTGGCTACCCGGATATTGCGAAGCGAGTAGATACAGGGGTGCACGGCAACCGGGTTCATCAGATGCTGGCGGATGCCCAGGGCATGGACCTGAACGGGGGATTGGGTATGTTAATGATGTTAACCTTCCACAAGGATAGCAATAAAGTGGACGTTAACTGGTACTCCACGGAGAAGAACAAGCTGTTCCGGGAACGTAACCAATTCAGCTTGGATCTGAATGTCGTACAACCATAA